In Rattus norvegicus strain BN/NHsdMcwi chromosome 1, GRCr8, whole genome shotgun sequence, a genomic segment contains:
- the H60bl2 gene encoding histocompatibility antigen 60b-like, with protein MAKGATSKCNHSLTLSLLVLLNSLGTMQVDGNHTLRVTVQSQYNQGEFMDGCWAFMIDRQYPFYFYPKNMTWRENQPNAIKTMSQWENNRELFQSLKFLSTGDFSLCLKKLLTDSRELTRSTIKAPDTTQPTSTTQSPSTGNSTPAMSSNQSSSTGNSTQPTSTTDYLIIFEFTAIFLALIVVSMEKKRCFLLLPFLFSMNFSPHHQLYGMNLEHISVASPAKEHISHDISENLAADFEPDCHSVI; from the exons ATGGCAAAGGGAGCAACCAGCAAGTGCAATCATTCTCTCACTCTGAGCCTTTTGGTTCTGCTGAACTCTCTGGGCACCATGCAGGTAGATG GTAATCACACCTTGCGGGTCACTGTACAATCTCAATATAATCAAGGAGAATTCATGGATGGATGCTGGGCCTTCATGATTGATAGACAGTATCCCTTCTACTTTTATCCAAAAAATATGACCTGGAGAGAAAATCAGCCTAATGCTATCAAGACCATGAGTCAATGGGAGAATAACAGGGAACTATTCCAAAGTCTCAAGTTCCTCTCCACGGGAGATTTCAGTCTGTGCCTCAAGAAATTGTTGACAGACTCCAGAGAATTGACAA gatcGACAATAAAGGCACCAGATACCACCCAACCTACATCTACCACCCAGAGTCCATCTACAGGGAATAGCACCCCAGCCATGTCTTCCAACCAGAGTTCATCTACAGGGAATAGCACCCAACCTACATCTACGACTGATTATCTAATTATATTTGAGTTTACAGCAATCTTCCTTGCATTGATCGTGGTTTCTatggaaaaaaaaag GTGcttcctgctgctccccttcctctttagTATGAACTTCAGTCCCCATCACCAGCTGTATGGGATGAATCTTGAACATATTTCTGTGGCTTCTCCAGCAAAGGAACATATTTCTCATGACATCTCAGAAAACCTTGCTGCTGACTTTGAACCAGATTG CCATTCTGTGATCTAA